The proteins below are encoded in one region of Ephemeroptericola cinctiostellae:
- a CDS encoding IS1595 family transposase codes for MKNKYFKHSKISEAKFRQILRYFALDLTATECAALSGISVRSINTIYLKIRRRLVIVCLQGSPLKGELEADESYFGPHRVRGKRGRGASGKTIVFGLLKRDGNIYTEIVPDASKASLQAIIRGKADINSVIHTDGWRGYNGLVDIGFDKHFRVNHGADEFVNGSNHVNGIESFWSYAKRRLVQFNGVPKNTFLLHLKETEFRFNHRKSDLYKVLLNMLRDEPLLNSAS; via the coding sequence ATGAAAAACAAGTACTTCAAACATTCAAAAATTAGCGAAGCGAAGTTTCGCCAAATTTTACGGTATTTTGCCCTTGATTTAACGGCAACGGAATGTGCTGCGTTAAGCGGCATATCCGTTCGTTCAATCAACACCATTTACCTCAAGATTCGTCGTCGTTTGGTGATTGTTTGTCTCCAAGGCTCACCACTCAAAGGAGAGTTGGAAGCCGACGAATCATATTTTGGTCCGCATCGTGTTCGAGGTAAACGCGGACGTGGTGCTTCAGGTAAAACCATCGTGTTTGGTTTACTCAAACGTGATGGCAATATCTACACTGAGATTGTGCCTGATGCTTCCAAAGCCAGCCTGCAAGCCATTATTCGTGGGAAAGCAGACATTAACAGCGTTATCCATACCGATGGTTGGCGCGGCTATAATGGCTTGGTGGACATCGGGTTTGATAAACACTTCCGGGTGAATCATGGTGCCGATGAGTTTGTAAATGGTTCTAATCATGTGAATGGGATAGAATCATTCTGGAGCTATGCTAAACGTCGTTTGGTTCAGTTTAACGGCGTTCCGAAAAACACATTTTTACTGCATTTGAAGGAAACTGAATTTAGGTTTAACCATCGCAAAAGCGACTTGTATAAAGTGCTTCTTAACATGCTGCGAGATGAGCCGTTATTGAATTCTGCTTCCTAA
- the pfkA gene encoding 6-phosphofructokinase, whose protein sequence is MKKIGLMTSGGDAPGMNAAIRAVVRTCAYHGISAVGIEMGYQGLIDNQMNEMGARDVKNIIHRGGTVLRTARCKAFYAAEGRAKAYENFKSNGLDALIVIGGDGTFTGAMLFSEEFNVPVVGLPGTIDNDIFGTDTTIGYDTALNTVVDAIDKIRDTATSHNRLFFVEVMGRDSGFLALNGGIGAGAQDILIPEEHLDLNRLFASLDRGYQAGKSSSIIVVSEGEEGGVFEIVKRVREHYPDYDMRVTVLGHLQRGGAPSCSDRVLASRLGVAAVEGLMAGQSGVMAGLRGGQVVFTPLSDAVKKNHEIDAELIRISDILAV, encoded by the coding sequence ATGAAAAAAATTGGTTTGATGACATCTGGTGGAGATGCCCCAGGTATGAATGCGGCGATTCGTGCGGTTGTTCGTACTTGCGCTTATCATGGTATTTCAGCCGTGGGGATTGAAATGGGTTATCAAGGGCTAATTGATAATCAAATGAATGAAATGGGTGCGCGGGATGTGAAAAATATCATTCACCGTGGTGGCACTGTTTTGAGAACGGCTCGCTGTAAAGCATTTTATGCGGCGGAGGGGCGTGCAAAGGCGTATGAGAATTTCAAGTCCAATGGTTTGGATGCGCTGATTGTTATTGGTGGGGATGGTACGTTTACGGGTGCCATGCTGTTTTCTGAAGAATTCAACGTGCCTGTGGTTGGTTTGCCGGGTACGATTGATAATGATATCTTCGGTACGGATACAACGATAGGTTACGATACAGCACTGAATACTGTGGTGGATGCGATTGATAAGATTCGAGACACAGCGACTTCACATAACCGTTTGTTTTTTGTTGAAGTCATGGGGCGTGATTCTGGCTTTTTGGCTTTGAATGGTGGTATTGGCGCGGGTGCTCAGGATATTTTAATTCCCGAGGAGCATTTGGATTTGAATCGACTTTTCGCTTCTCTTGATCGCGGTTATCAAGCAGGTAAATCATCATCGATTATTGTGGTATCCGAAGGTGAAGAGGGTGGGGTGTTTGAAATTGTCAAGCGTGTGCGTGAGCATTATCCTGATTATGACATGCGTGTGACTGTGCTTGGACATTTGCAGCGGGGTGGCGCGCCGAGTTGTTCGGATCGGGTGCTTGCAAGCCGATTGGGAGTGGCTGCGGTGGAGGGGTTGATGGCTGGGCAATCGGGGGTTATGGCTGGATTGCGTGGTGGACAGGTTGTTTTTACGCCTTTGTCAGATGCTGTGAAGAAAAACCATGAGATTGATGCTGAATTAATACGAATTTCAGATATCTTGGCGGTATAA
- the acpP gene encoding acyl carrier protein, with protein sequence MENIEQRVRKIVAEQLGVNEADIKNESSFTNDLGADSLDTVELVMALEDEFECEIPDEDAEKITTVQQAIDYVSANVGK encoded by the coding sequence ATGGAAAACATTGAACAACGCGTCCGTAAAATTGTTGCAGAGCAATTGGGTGTGAATGAAGCCGACATCAAAAACGAATCATCTTTCACTAACGACTTGGGTGCAGACTCTTTGGATACAGTGGAATTGGTTATGGCTTTGGAAGACGAATTTGAATGCGAAATCCCTGATGAAGACGCAGAAAAAATCACCACAGTTCAACAAGCAATTGATTACGTGTCGGCAAATGTCGGTAAATAA
- the fabF gene encoding beta-ketoacyl-ACP synthase II: protein MSKRRVVVTGLGIVSPVGNDVSTAWGNLLAGQSGITRVTKFDASALSCQIAGEVKNFDPAEYIGAKELRTMDAFIHYGLAAGVQAFRDSGLVVTEENAERIGVSIGSGIGGLPMIEENCGNLFNKGARRVSPFMIPGSIINMISGHLSIMYGLKGPNVAIVTACTTGTHSIGDAARMIQYGDADVMVAGGAEGTVSALAMAGFGNMRALSSRNDDPATASRPWDKDRDGFVLGEGAGVLMLEEYEHAKARGAKIYAEVAGYGMSADANHMTAPCADGDGAMRAMRNAMRDAGVSPDEVDYINAHGTSTPLGDVAETIAVKRALGDHANQVVVNSTKSMTGHLLGGAGGVEAVFSILAILNQKSPPTINLFTPGDGCDLDYCANAARDLKIDVAISNSFGFGGTNGSVLFKKI, encoded by the coding sequence ATGAGTAAGCGTAGAGTGGTGGTCACAGGTTTGGGAATTGTTTCCCCTGTTGGTAATGACGTTAGCACCGCATGGGGTAATTTACTTGCAGGGCAATCGGGCATTACTCGAGTCACTAAATTTGATGCGAGTGCTTTGAGTTGTCAAATTGCAGGGGAAGTTAAAAACTTTGATCCTGCAGAATACATTGGCGCAAAAGAGTTGCGCACCATGGATGCGTTTATTCATTACGGTTTGGCTGCGGGTGTTCAAGCTTTTCGTGACTCAGGTCTTGTCGTCACAGAAGAGAATGCTGAGCGCATCGGTGTGTCGATTGGTTCTGGCATTGGTGGATTGCCCATGATTGAAGAAAACTGCGGTAATTTATTCAATAAAGGTGCACGCCGTGTGTCTCCGTTCATGATTCCGGGTTCGATCATTAATATGATTTCAGGCCATTTATCGATCATGTACGGTTTAAAAGGACCAAATGTCGCGATTGTGACGGCATGCACAACAGGCACACACAGCATCGGTGATGCCGCACGCATGATTCAATATGGTGATGCGGATGTCATGGTGGCTGGTGGCGCAGAAGGTACGGTGTCAGCTTTGGCCATGGCTGGTTTTGGTAACATGCGCGCACTTTCTAGTCGAAATGATGATCCAGCAACGGCTTCACGCCCTTGGGATAAAGACCGTGATGGTTTTGTGTTGGGCGAGGGGGCTGGCGTGCTGATGCTAGAAGAGTATGAGCATGCCAAAGCACGAGGTGCAAAGATTTATGCAGAAGTGGCTGGTTATGGCATGAGTGCAGATGCCAATCACATGACGGCGCCATGTGCCGATGGTGACGGCGCCATGCGTGCGATGCGTAATGCGATGCGTGATGCGGGTGTGAGCCCTGACGAGGTGGATTACATCAATGCACACGGCACATCAACGCCGTTGGGTGACGTGGCTGAAACCATTGCTGTGAAGCGCGCTTTGGGCGATCATGCCAATCAAGTGGTGGTGAACTCGACCAAGTCGATGACTGGACACTTGTTGGGTGGGGCGGGTGGTGTGGAGGCTGTGTTTTCAATCTTGGCCATCCTGAACCAAAAATCGCCACCAACAATTAACTTGTTTACACCAGGCGATGGATGTGATTTGGATTATTGCGCAAATGCTGCACGGGACTTAAAAATTGATGTGGCCATTAGTAATTCATTTGGTTTTGGCGGCACAAACGGTTCGGTGTTATTTAAGAAAATATAA
- the scpB gene encoding SMC-Scp complex subunit ScpB yields MTLYELKRIIEALILCHDAPMSLAHIKHSLDSDLSNEQMRVLLEEIAEEWRSRAINLIQVSTGWRFQSAPDLAPFLDRMRAERPAAYSRAVLETLAIIAYRQPVTRGDIEDIRGVTVSSEIIKKLEERGWIDVVGHREVPGRPALLATTKQFLDDLGLQGLHGLPSLVQSDEEPAEPQLSLDGVKQLTQIVESHAAASAEAASSLEVSIESLEWTHNDIQHADVETGLNDGFLNRDEPIDDALLQKINDLPI; encoded by the coding sequence ATGACACTTTATGAATTAAAACGCATCATTGAGGCGCTGATTTTATGTCACGATGCGCCAATGTCTCTGGCACACATCAAGCATTCACTGGACAGTGATTTAAGCAATGAACAAATGCGGGTTTTGCTTGAAGAAATCGCTGAGGAATGGCGTTCTCGTGCCATTAATCTGATTCAGGTGTCGACGGGGTGGCGTTTCCAAAGTGCGCCAGACTTGGCGCCTTTTTTAGATCGCATGCGCGCGGAGAGGCCTGCTGCATATTCACGAGCAGTGCTTGAGACTTTGGCTATTATTGCCTATCGACAGCCTGTGACTCGAGGTGATATTGAGGACATCCGTGGTGTGACTGTGTCATCGGAAATCATAAAAAAGCTTGAAGAACGTGGTTGGATTGATGTGGTTGGCCATAGGGAGGTGCCTGGGAGACCTGCTCTCTTGGCCACAACCAAGCAATTTTTAGATGATTTGGGTTTACAGGGCCTACACGGCTTACCCTCATTGGTGCAATCGGATGAAGAGCCTGCTGAGCCTCAATTGTCTTTGGATGGGGTTAAGCAATTGACTCAAATCGTTGAGTCGCATGCGGCTGCAAGTGCTGAGGCAGCTTCTTCTTTAGAGGTCAGTATCGAGTCACTTGAGTGGACGCACAACGATATTCAACATGCAGATGTTGAGACGGGTTTGAATGATGGTTTTTTAAATCGAGATGAGCCTATCGACGATGCGTTGCTGCAAAAAATCAATGATTTGCCTATTTGA
- a CDS encoding pseudouridine synthase: protein MSQNKNNPSNLSSDAETAGNVPKKKSTLLRGPHGLRKRREDDHPAKKPRVIQEVAQKTVRENNVAHTFLETDDSLPAQWGWQDKPESNKSAPRERVGQRLFRAGLRSKGKDRHVQESTSREVRLDDDASDIDVAEGSVKLQKVLADAGVGSRRDMEELIVSGRVSVNGLPAHVGQRIVDEDQVKVNGKLLQRKSLIPTVPRIVIYHKPAGEIVSHSDPEGRPTVFDKLPFTRKGKWLAVGRLDFNTEGLLILTTSGDIANRMMHPRYEQEREYAVRVLGEVTKAHIETLKKGIQLDDGLAKFSVVDQLGGDGANRWVRVVISEGRNREVRRMFEAIGLTVSRLIRVRFGPVILPSLLKRGRFEEWQRPQVVQLMRELGLNAQVETAVKHSRGGRGYGEQSGQDNRRKVEIVPENAHLMSAFGVEVVKEVGLTGRGSLGGRPNQARGAAVRTPNRGVVGAQRSRVTAGRVQGGQGGRTPNEMADGRRGGRTASPVEKNPRVASTSGQPSARGKTARGVASTDQPRQSVAARSGLYGGRRNGSGGRRGGNNGNGGE from the coding sequence ATGAGCCAAAACAAGAACAATCCGTCTAACCTGTCGTCTGATGCGGAGACAGCGGGTAATGTGCCAAAGAAAAAGAGCACCCTTTTGCGTGGGCCTCATGGTTTGCGCAAGCGGCGTGAGGATGATCACCCTGCTAAAAAACCCCGTGTGATTCAAGAAGTAGCACAAAAAACTGTGCGAGAAAACAATGTGGCACACACTTTTTTAGAAACTGATGACAGTTTGCCTGCTCAGTGGGGTTGGCAGGATAAACCAGAATCTAATAAATCTGCACCACGTGAGCGGGTGGGGCAGCGTTTGTTTCGTGCAGGTCTTCGTTCTAAGGGTAAAGATCGACATGTGCAAGAAAGTACATCACGCGAAGTGCGCTTGGATGATGACGCGAGCGACATTGATGTTGCTGAGGGTTCGGTTAAACTGCAAAAAGTACTGGCTGATGCTGGTGTGGGTTCACGCCGAGACATGGAAGAGCTGATTGTTTCTGGGCGTGTATCGGTCAATGGTTTACCTGCTCATGTGGGGCAACGAATTGTAGATGAAGATCAAGTGAAGGTGAATGGCAAATTACTGCAGCGCAAAAGTTTGATTCCAACGGTCCCACGCATTGTCATTTACCACAAGCCTGCAGGTGAGATTGTCAGTCATTCTGATCCAGAAGGTCGTCCAACGGTATTTGATAAGTTGCCGTTTACCCGCAAAGGCAAATGGTTGGCTGTTGGGCGTTTGGATTTTAACACTGAGGGTCTGTTGATTTTGACCACATCGGGTGACATTGCCAATCGAATGATGCATCCCCGCTACGAGCAAGAGCGTGAGTATGCGGTTCGCGTGTTAGGTGAAGTGACCAAAGCGCACATTGAAACCTTGAAAAAAGGGATTCAGCTGGACGATGGTTTGGCGAAGTTTTCTGTTGTTGATCAATTGGGTGGCGATGGTGCAAACCGTTGGGTGCGCGTGGTCATCAGCGAAGGGCGTAACCGTGAGGTGCGGCGTATGTTTGAGGCGATTGGTTTGACTGTGAGTCGCTTGATTCGAGTGCGCTTTGGCCCTGTCATTTTGCCGAGTTTGCTTAAGCGTGGGCGCTTTGAAGAGTGGCAGCGTCCACAGGTTGTGCAGTTGATGCGCGAGCTTGGTTTGAATGCACAAGTTGAAACGGCTGTTAAGCACTCACGTGGTGGCCGTGGTTATGGCGAGCAAAGCGGTCAAGACAATCGCCGTAAGGTTGAGATTGTGCCCGAAAATGCCCATTTAATGAGCGCTTTTGGGGTTGAAGTGGTCAAAGAAGTGGGTTTGACTGGGCGCGGTAGTTTGGGGGGGCGTCCCAATCAGGCTCGCGGGGCGGCTGTCCGTACACCCAATCGTGGGGTCGTGGGCGCACAAAGATCCCGCGTAACAGCGGGGCGCGTGCAGGGTGGTCAAGGTGGTCGCACGCCGAATGAAATGGCCGATGGTCGTCGAGGAGGACGCACGGCCAGCCCAGTGGAGAAAAATCCGAGGGTGGCATCTACTTCTGGTCAGCCATCGGCACGTGGAAAAACTGCTCGTGGGGTTGCGTCAACAGATCAACCTCGTCAAAGTGTTGCAGCGCGCTCAGGTTTGTATGGCGGTCGTCGCAACGGATCTGGCGGTCGTCGAGGTGGTAATAATGGCAATGGTGGTGAGTGA
- a CDS encoding GNAT family N-acetyltransferase, with protein MAVFFKQPDQLTSERFMLRVVQQDDFDALYAAASDPLIWEYHPSKRHQKKIFIDFFDAMMSDGCALLILDRQTQEVIGTTRFYDVSEEACSVAIGYTFLTRAYWGGTANQEIKAVLLNYAFGFSGIERVIFHIAASNIRSQKAIEKIGALYSHQEWRGFSPATPIEHCVYYLTRNINEILKSN; from the coding sequence ATGGCTGTTTTTTTTAAGCAACCGGATCAATTGACGTCAGAGCGTTTTATGCTGAGGGTCGTGCAGCAGGATGATTTTGATGCTCTGTATGCCGCGGCTTCGGATCCTTTGATCTGGGAATATCATCCAAGCAAGCGACATCAGAAAAAAATCTTTATTGATTTTTTTGATGCCATGATGAGTGATGGCTGTGCATTGCTCATTTTGGATCGACAGACGCAAGAGGTGATTGGTACGACACGATTTTACGATGTGAGTGAAGAGGCTTGCAGCGTGGCGATTGGCTACACATTTTTGACGCGCGCATATTGGGGCGGCACGGCCAATCAAGAAATTAAAGCTGTTTTGTTAAACTATGCATTTGGTTTCTCTGGGATTGAGCGCGTTATATTTCATATTGCTGCGAGCAATATTCGCTCGCAGAAGGCCATTGAAAAAATAGGTGCACTTTATTCCCATCAAGAGTGGCGTGGATTTTCTCCGGCAACCCCGATTGAACATTGTGTTTATTATTTGACCCGAAATATCAATGAAATACTGAAAAGTAATTGA
- the rimP gene encoding ribosome maturation factor RimP, with the protein MTLEQLITQTLAGLNYELVDVERSGNGLMTVFIDHIDFEAGKPIMIDDCEAASRQLTYVFEVENVGYERLEVSSPGMNRPLRKLSDYARFAGLEANIKLKLSVDGRKNFTGKLQEVNEGADESAQLGLVFEHEGAEQLLEFGLADVDKARLVPVYNFKGKQK; encoded by the coding sequence ATGACATTAGAACAATTAATTACCCAAACTTTAGCGGGTTTGAACTACGAGCTGGTCGATGTTGAGCGCTCGGGCAATGGGTTGATGACCGTTTTCATTGATCACATTGATTTCGAAGCGGGCAAGCCCATCATGATTGACGATTGTGAGGCGGCCAGTCGTCAGTTGACTTACGTTTTTGAAGTTGAAAACGTAGGTTACGAGCGTTTGGAAGTGTCGTCTCCTGGTATGAATCGCCCATTGAGGAAGCTGTCGGACTATGCTCGTTTTGCAGGTTTGGAAGCAAACATCAAACTGAAATTATCCGTTGATGGACGCAAAAATTTCACAGGTAAGCTCCAAGAAGTCAATGAGGGGGCGGATGAAAGTGCGCAGTTGGGTTTGGTTTTTGAGCACGAAGGTGCGGAGCAATTACTTGAATTTGGATTGGCAGATGTGGACAAGGCGCGCTTGGTGCCTGTTTATAATTTTAAAGGGAAGCAAAAATGA
- the nusA gene encoding transcription termination factor NusA, which produces MNREVLMLVDVLAREKNVDVDVVFGALEAALASAAKRRYTEEGVDLRVQIDRDTGSYETFRRWEVVPNEAGLQEPDREILLFEAQEDMPEIEVGEFVEEEVESVEIGRIGAQTAKQVILQRIRDAERDQLLQDFLARGDKVMMGTVKRVDKVQAIVESGKVEAVLLRENMMPRENFRAGDRIRAYMAEVDTTARGARQISLSRIAPEFLMELFRQEVPEINQGTLELKGAARDPGVRAKLAVHAVDPRVDPVGTCVGVRGSRVTAVRNEIGGEAVDIVIWDEQPAQFVMNALSPAVVSSIVVDEDSKSMEVVVDEENLAIAIGRSGQNVRLASQLTGWQINLMSQAESAEKHEKESAALVGLFTAKLDVDEEVAMILIEEGFTSLEEVAYVPVSEMLEIEAFDEDLVEELRTRARAAILTDAIAQEEKADTVQNLLSLEGMTTALAAQLADHHILTRDDLADLAVDELMEMTSLDETQAKNMIMKAREHWFTEEA; this is translated from the coding sequence ATGAACCGTGAAGTGTTGATGTTGGTGGATGTTTTGGCACGCGAAAAAAACGTTGATGTGGACGTGGTTTTTGGCGCATTAGAAGCGGCGTTGGCTTCTGCGGCCAAACGCCGTTACACCGAAGAGGGTGTGGATTTGCGCGTGCAAATAGACCGTGACACCGGCTCGTATGAAACTTTCCGTCGCTGGGAAGTGGTGCCCAATGAAGCAGGTTTGCAAGAGCCTGATCGCGAGATTTTGTTGTTTGAAGCACAAGAAGACATGCCCGAAATTGAAGTCGGTGAGTTTGTTGAGGAAGAGGTTGAGTCTGTTGAGATCGGTCGCATTGGTGCACAAACAGCCAAACAAGTGATTCTGCAACGCATCCGTGATGCTGAGCGAGATCAATTGTTACAAGACTTTTTGGCGCGTGGCGACAAAGTCATGATGGGCACGGTGAAACGTGTGGATAAAGTCCAAGCGATTGTTGAGTCTGGTAAAGTTGAAGCGGTGTTGTTGCGTGAAAATATGATGCCGCGCGAGAATTTTCGTGCAGGTGATCGCATCCGCGCTTACATGGCCGAAGTGGATACAACAGCCCGTGGTGCACGTCAAATTTCTTTGTCACGCATTGCTCCCGAATTTTTGATGGAGCTGTTCCGCCAAGAAGTGCCTGAAATCAATCAAGGCACTTTGGAGCTTAAAGGTGCTGCGCGTGATCCTGGTGTGCGTGCCAAATTGGCAGTGCATGCGGTTGATCCCCGCGTGGATCCAGTGGGTACCTGTGTCGGTGTGCGTGGTTCACGCGTGACCGCAGTTCGCAATGAAATTGGTGGCGAAGCAGTGGACATCGTGATTTGGGATGAGCAGCCTGCCCAATTTGTGATGAATGCATTGTCGCCTGCAGTTGTGAGTTCGATTGTGGTGGATGAAGATTCTAAATCCATGGAAGTTGTGGTGGATGAAGAAAATTTGGCCATTGCCATTGGTCGATCAGGGCAAAATGTCCGTTTGGCAAGTCAATTGACTGGCTGGCAAATTAATTTGATGAGCCAAGCCGAATCCGCTGAAAAACATGAAAAAGAAAGTGCCGCTTTGGTGGGCTTGTTCACGGCTAAGTTGGACGTGGATGAAGAAGTGGCGATGATTTTGATCGAAGAAGGTTTCACCAGTTTGGAAGAAGTGGCGTATGTGCCTGTTTCTGAAATGTTGGAAATTGAAGCCTTTGATGAAGACTTGGTTGAGGAATTGCGCACACGCGCCCGTGCTGCCATTTTGACGGATGCGATTGCTCAAGAAGAAAAAGCCGATACCGTACAAAATTTGTTGAGCCTCGAAGGCATGACCACTGCGTTGGCCGCACAGTTGGCTGATCATCATATTTTGACACGCGATGATTTGGCTGATTTGGCTGTGGATGAATTGATGGAGATGACTTCACTCGATGAAACACAAGCCAAAAACATGATCATGAAAGCCCGTGAACATTGGTTCACTGAAGAAGCGTGA